One Solanum lycopersicum chromosome 4, SLM_r2.1 DNA window includes the following coding sequences:
- the LOC101245752 gene encoding F-box/FBD/LRR-repeat protein At1g13570-like, with the protein MPCKDAVRTSVLSKKWRYHWCRRTELTLDESLWNREDLNPTVRFREIINQILTLHEGPITKFTLDIVHLKRSPEIDNFILFLRNHIQHLVLHLPLGIQYTVPSTLFTCSQLRHLNLHFCSISHPSAFEGFDKLISLELCGVSTSSELLESLISHCPLLEKLEMSILEDLDMIEINAPMLKLFSFSGDISSICLKNVPRLVEASLIGDIEQTESLDFAKIFESCSALEQLSLNFLNSEFVAEEGYRVPRRLPVNLNNVRRFDVPDILLVESYKLSYIMCLLRSFPNLEYLELQVVDEDDSDTDEDEDEESLQPETLSNLTFNHLVEFQLGSFIGGTSEMQFIKHLLANSPVLEIMVINRQFLDEEPLDTREEIFTEISNFPRSSPKAEIVYKDFS; encoded by the exons ATGCCTTGCAAAGATGCTGTGAGGACAAGTGTTTTATCAAAGAAATGGAGGTATCACTGGTGTAGACGTACGGAGTTGACCCTTGATGAGTCTCTATggaatagagaggatttaaacCCTACAGTTAGATTTAGGGAGATCATCAACCAGATCTTGACCCTTCACGAAGGGCCCATTACTAAGTTTACCCTCGACATCGTTCATCTAAAAAGGTCTCCTGAAATTGACAACTTCATATTATTCCTGAGGAATCACATTCAACATCTTGTTCTGCACCTTCCATTGGGAATTCAATACACAGTGCCATCTACCCTTTTCACATGTTCGCAACTGAGGCATCTAAATCTTcatttttgttcaatttctCATCCATCGGCCTTTGAAGGATTTGATAAGTTAATCAGCCTGGAACTATGTGGAGTCTCAACTTCTTCTGAATTGCTGGAAAGTTTGATATCTCATTGCCCCTTGCTTGAGAAATTGGAGATGTCTATTTTAGAAGATTTAGACATGATTGAAATTAATGCTCCTATGCTAAAATTGTTCAGTTTCTCAGGCGATATAAGTTCTATTTGCCTAAAGAATGTCCCTCGTCTAGTTGAAGCATCTCTGATAGGTGACATTGAGCAGACAGAGAGTCTTGATTTTGCAAAGATTTTCGAGTCTTGTTCTGCTCTCGAGCAACTCAGCTTGAACTTCTTAAATTCGGAG tTCGTTGCTGAAGAAGGATATAGAGTACCAAGAAGACTTCCAGTTAACCTTAACAATGTCAGGCGATTTGACGTGCCTGACATTTTGCTTGTGGAATCATATAAACTATCGTATATCATGTGCTTACTAAGAAGCTTCCCGAATCTTGAATATCTTGAACTGCAG GTTGTTGATGAAGATGATAGTGATactgatgaagatgaagatgaagaatctcTTCAACCTGAGACTTTGTCAAACCTGACATTTAATCACCTTGTGGAATTTCAGCTCGGAAGCTTTATAGGAGGTACATCCGAGATGCAGTTTATCAAGCATTTGTTAGCCAACTCCCCGGTGTTAGAGATAATGGTAATCAATCGACAATTTCTAGATGAGGAGCCTCTCGATACAAGAGAAGAAATATTCACTGAGATCTCAAATTTTCCGCGTTCATCACCTAAAGCAGAAATCGTCTACAAAGATTTTAGTTGA